In the Armatimonadota bacterium genome, one interval contains:
- a CDS encoding ABC transporter permease: protein MSFGTYLLRRLLHIVPALVGLSILIFVLSRVIPGDPARLALGPDATEEQVRQLREEMGLDQPLLTQYVRYVAGLFRGDFGFSLRTRRNVAQDIREFLPATVELTTVAMLFAVAVGLPLGVLAAVHKDRPADHISRLLALAGVALPRFWLAILLQLLFAYYLGILPTIGRGPVPPVRITGLFLLDSLLTLNIPAFLVALKHIALPAVALSLGSLAQITRLVRANMIEEMRRDYALAARSYGLPERVIIFKYVLKNAFSSALTVIGLSYGFLLGNAFLVETVFAWPGLAFYGVDSLLFKDLNAVVGVTIVIGVAFAVVNLLVDIAYGYLDPRIRYEA, encoded by the coding sequence ATGAGTTTCGGCACCTACCTGCTGCGGCGGCTGCTGCACATCGTCCCCGCCCTGGTGGGCCTGTCCATCCTCATCTTTGTCCTCTCCCGGGTGATCCCCGGAGATCCGGCGCGCCTGGCGCTCGGCCCGGACGCCACCGAAGAGCAGGTCCGGCAGCTGCGGGAGGAGATGGGGCTGGACCAGCCGCTGCTCACGCAGTATGTGCGGTACGTGGCGGGGCTCTTCCGGGGCGACTTCGGGTTCTCCCTGCGCACACGGCGCAACGTCGCCCAGGACATCCGCGAGTTCCTCCCGGCCACCGTCGAGTTGACCACCGTGGCCATGCTCTTCGCCGTGGCCGTGGGCCTGCCGCTGGGGGTCCTGGCCGCCGTGCACAAAGATCGCCCTGCGGATCACATCAGCCGGCTGCTGGCGCTGGCCGGGGTGGCCCTGCCGCGCTTCTGGCTGGCCATCCTCCTGCAGCTGTTGTTTGCCTACTACCTGGGCATCCTCCCCACCATCGGCCGCGGCCCGGTCCCCCCGGTCCGCATCACCGGCCTCTTCCTCCTGGACAGCCTGCTCACCCTGAACATCCCCGCCTTCCTCGTGGCCCTCAAGCACATCGCCCTGCCGGCGGTGGCGCTCTCCCTGGGATCCCTGGCGCAGATCACCCGGCTGGTGCGGGCCAACATGATCGAGGAGATGCGCCGGGATTACGCCCTGGCTGCGCGGTCTTACGGCCTGCCCGAGCGGGTGATCATCTTCAAGTACGTCCTGAAGAACGCGTTCTCATCGGCGCTGACGGTCATCGGCCTGTCCTATGGATTCCTGCTGGGGAACGCCTTCCTCGTGGAAACCGTCTTCGCCTGGCCGGGCCTGGCCTTTTACGGTGTGGACTCGCTGTTGTTCAAAGATCTCAACGCCGTGGTCGGGGTGACCATCGTGATCGGCGTCGCCTTCGCCGTGGTGAACCTCCTGGTGGACATCGCCTACGGCTACCTCGACCCGCGGATCCGGTACGAGGCCTGA
- a CDS encoding IclR family transcriptional regulator, with the protein MGRQTVTTRPLQAVDRALRLIDLLADGSPRLGVSDLARKTGWSKAVVFRLLRTLEAHGYVLQDEARRYQMGTKPLQLAGAVLRRLGLPQVARPAMLALSERTGESVVLTVPTPGGIICLDTVDSPQQLRATFRVGRVIPWHAGAAGKLHLAYLMPKRARAILAGRLPRYTERTVTDPARLREELRRIRRQGYAFTVGELDPGVAAISVPVLDWRGEMVAAISLGGPAPRFAEDRLPGLLKEVRRAATSISRLLGGQSPAPAVRRRSS; encoded by the coding sequence TTGGGCAGACAGACGGTCACGACGCGGCCCCTGCAGGCGGTCGACCGGGCGCTCCGCCTGATCGACCTGCTCGCCGACGGCAGCCCCCGTCTGGGTGTCAGCGACCTGGCCCGGAAGACGGGGTGGAGCAAGGCGGTGGTCTTTCGTCTGTTGCGCACCCTTGAGGCGCACGGGTACGTCCTGCAGGACGAGGCCCGGCGCTATCAGATGGGTACCAAGCCCCTCCAGCTCGCCGGGGCGGTCCTCCGCCGCCTCGGGCTTCCCCAGGTGGCGCGCCCGGCCATGCTCGCGCTCTCCGAGCGCACCGGGGAGTCCGTGGTGCTCACCGTCCCCACCCCCGGCGGCATCATCTGCCTGGATACCGTGGACAGCCCGCAGCAGCTGCGGGCGACGTTCCGGGTGGGACGCGTCATCCCCTGGCACGCCGGAGCGGCGGGCAAACTGCACCTTGCGTACCTGATGCCGAAGCGGGCGCGGGCCATCCTGGCCGGGAGACTGCCCCGCTACACGGAGAGAACGGTCACCGATCCCGCTCGGCTTAGGGAAGAGCTGCGCCGGATACGCCGGCAGGGATACGCCTTCACCGTCGGCGAGCTGGATCCCGGGGTCGCCGCCATCTCCGTCCCGGTCCTGGACTGGCGGGGGGAGATGGTGGCCGCGATCAGCCTCGGCGGCCCGGCGCCGCGGTTTGCGGAAGACCGCCTGCCGGGGCTGCTGAAGGAAGTCCGGCGGGCGGCGACCAGCATCTCCCGGCTCCTGGGCGGCCAGAGTCCCGCCCCGGCAGTCCGGCGGCGGTCCTCATGA
- a CDS encoding ABC transporter permease, producing the protein MAAVAAGTAELRATRREEWRRAWRRFRASTLSLVGLAIIVAMAGAAVLAPVVAPHPEHAGAFVDFGRTFRPPSRAYPFGTDDVGRDVLSRVIYGARISLSIGVVVLAIALAIGVTLGLIAGYWTGWWSSLIMRVTDVFLAIPSIVLALAVTAVLKPSLTNAMIAIAFTWWPWYTRLVYGEVLSAKQEAYVEASRSVGASPWRVAFREILPNVWSPVIVKLTLDMGFVILVETGLSFLGLGAQPPTPAWGTMIAEGRIYMPGNWWLATFPGLAIFLTVLGFNLLGDGLRDVFDVQIEQWRGGA; encoded by the coding sequence ATGGCCGCCGTCGCCGCGGGAACAGCGGAGCTGCGGGCCACCCGCCGGGAGGAGTGGCGGCGGGCCTGGCGTCGCTTTCGGGCCTCCACCCTCTCCCTGGTGGGATTGGCCATCATCGTGGCCATGGCCGGGGCCGCCGTGCTGGCGCCGGTGGTCGCCCCCCATCCGGAGCACGCCGGCGCCTTCGTGGACTTTGGCCGCACCTTCCGTCCTCCCAGCCGGGCGTATCCCTTCGGCACCGACGACGTGGGGCGCGACGTCCTGTCCCGCGTGATCTACGGCGCGCGGATCTCGCTCTCCATCGGCGTGGTCGTGCTGGCCATCGCCCTGGCCATCGGCGTCACCCTGGGCCTCATCGCCGGCTACTGGACGGGGTGGTGGAGCAGCCTGATCATGCGGGTGACCGACGTCTTCCTGGCCATCCCGTCCATCGTCCTGGCCCTGGCCGTGACCGCGGTGCTCAAGCCCAGCCTGACCAATGCCATGATCGCCATCGCCTTCACCTGGTGGCCGTGGTACACGCGCCTGGTCTACGGCGAGGTCCTCTCCGCCAAGCAGGAAGCCTACGTGGAGGCCAGCCGCTCGGTGGGGGCCAGCCCCTGGCGCGTGGCCTTCCGGGAGATCCTCCCCAACGTCTGGTCTCCGGTGATCGTCAAGCTCACCCTGGACATGGGGTTCGTCATCCTGGTGGAAACCGGCCTGAGCTTCCTGGGCCTCGGAGCCCAGCCGCCTACGCCGGCCTGGGGCACCATGATCGCCGAAGGCCGCATCTACATGCCCGGCAACTGGTGGCTGGCCACCTTCCCCGGGCTGGCCATCTTCCTCACCGTGCTGGGATTCAACCTCCTGGGCGACGGCCTGCGCGACGTCTTCGACGTACAGATCGAGCAGTGGCGGGGCGGGGCGTGA
- a CDS encoding ABC transporter ATP-binding protein produces the protein MEPLLSVTDLVIHFHLFEGRARVINGVDLTIGRGESVALVGETGCGKSITARAILGLLPANAEIVSGRITFDGRDLLKLSAEELTQIRGRRIAMIFQDPATALNPVFTVGEQLQDVLRYRNGARAGRERAGRRDRETVRARCVEMLRLVRLPDPEGAMARYPAELSGGMRQRVLIALALLQQPELVIADEIGTALDVSIQDQILQELRDLVRTRGTSMLYITHNLGVARLVSDRIYVMYAGEIVESAPTPRLFAAQLHPYAQGLLAAVPRLTGTIGEGIEGRIPDYVAPPPACRFEPRCPFRMAVCRELRPPLVEVEPGRRVACHLHPGPRT, from the coding sequence ATGGAACCCCTGCTGTCCGTGACCGATCTCGTCATCCACTTCCACCTCTTCGAGGGACGGGCCCGGGTGATCAACGGCGTGGACCTGACCATCGGCCGGGGGGAGAGCGTGGCCCTGGTGGGCGAGACGGGGTGCGGCAAATCCATCACGGCGCGGGCCATCCTGGGGCTGCTTCCCGCCAACGCCGAAATCGTCTCCGGCCGCATCACCTTCGACGGCCGCGATCTCCTGAAGCTCAGCGCCGAGGAGCTGACCCAGATCCGGGGCCGACGGATCGCCATGATCTTCCAGGACCCCGCGACGGCGCTGAATCCCGTCTTCACCGTCGGGGAGCAGCTGCAGGATGTGCTCCGCTACCGGAACGGTGCCCGCGCCGGGCGGGAGCGGGCCGGACGGCGCGACCGGGAGACCGTGCGCGCCCGCTGCGTGGAGATGCTGCGGCTGGTGCGCCTCCCGGATCCGGAAGGGGCGATGGCCCGGTATCCCGCGGAGCTGTCGGGGGGAATGCGGCAGCGCGTGCTCATCGCCCTGGCGCTGCTCCAGCAGCCGGAGCTGGTCATCGCCGACGAGATCGGCACGGCGCTGGACGTCTCGATCCAGGACCAGATCCTGCAGGAACTGCGGGACCTGGTGCGCACCCGGGGGACCTCCATGCTCTACATCACCCACAACCTGGGGGTGGCGCGCCTGGTCTCGGACCGCATCTACGTGATGTACGCCGGCGAAATCGTCGAGAGCGCCCCCACGCCCCGTCTCTTCGCCGCGCAGCTCCACCCGTACGCGCAGGGGCTGCTGGCGGCGGTGCCCCGGCTGACGGGAACCATCGGCGAGGGGATCGAGGGACGGATCCCCGACTACGTCGCCCCGCCTCCGGCCTGCCGCTTTGAGCCGCGCTGCCCCTTCCGGATGGCGGTCTGCCGCGAGCTCCGGCCGCCGCTCGTGGAGGTGGAGCCGGGACGGCGGGTGGCCTGCCACCTGCACCCGGGGCCCCGAACGTGA
- a CDS encoding ABC transporter substrate-binding protein produces the protein MKRFAGAVLVVTALLVLPAQVRSQAPITFTYIEQQIITASDPAAAVDESSLIAAINLYDPLLYPNVEQGSMAPRPHVAESWTISPDGKIYTFKIRRGIKFHSGRELTAADVVFSMDRALRMKKGFSWVWTPVLEPGRVRAIDPYTVRFELKDAYAPFLGSLLLFFILDKDLVMSNLRPGPYGEFGDYGVAFLERADAGSGPYRMERFDRATEMVMTRFDAYWRGWKPNQISRVSFKTVTEEATVKTLLLSGQADMVNQWLTVQGFRELRQASGIVVKEDPSVQLFHLEMNTKKPPLDNLKVRQAIAYAFDYDTAIQQIFEGATKARGPVPVRVPGWNPNVPVYSRNTTKAKQLLAESGVPASALAVEYAYVVTLPLERQIGLLLKNNLEAIGFKVEIRGEPWARIVELATKAETTPHITAIFDTLKYPHVDSHTYGMYHPSCWGTFRCMSFYENPKVTQVLEAARRATKPEEQMRLYQQAQALIVADAPSIYVANPLHRIAFRNYVKGYRYVGLLGFDVAYYDFTIVR, from the coding sequence GTGAAGCGGTTTGCCGGAGCGGTCTTGGTGGTGACGGCGCTGCTCGTTCTGCCGGCGCAGGTCCGGTCCCAGGCGCCGATCACCTTCACCTACATCGAGCAGCAGATCATCACGGCCAGCGATCCCGCCGCCGCGGTCGACGAGAGCAGCCTGATCGCGGCGATCAACCTCTACGACCCCCTGCTCTATCCCAATGTGGAGCAGGGGTCCATGGCCCCCCGGCCCCACGTGGCCGAATCCTGGACCATCTCGCCCGACGGCAAGATCTACACCTTCAAGATCCGTCGGGGCATCAAGTTCCACAGCGGCCGGGAACTGACCGCCGCCGACGTGGTCTTCTCCATGGATCGCGCCCTGCGCATGAAGAAGGGCTTCTCCTGGGTGTGGACGCCGGTCCTGGAACCCGGCCGGGTCCGGGCCATCGATCCCTACACCGTGCGCTTCGAGCTCAAGGACGCCTACGCGCCCTTCCTGGGATCCCTGTTGCTCTTCTTCATCCTGGACAAGGATCTGGTCATGAGCAACCTCCGCCCCGGGCCCTACGGCGAGTTCGGCGACTACGGGGTGGCCTTCCTGGAGCGCGCCGACGCCGGCTCCGGGCCCTACAGGATGGAGCGGTTCGACCGCGCCACCGAGATGGTGATGACGCGCTTCGACGCGTACTGGCGGGGGTGGAAGCCGAACCAGATCAGCCGGGTGTCCTTCAAGACCGTCACGGAGGAAGCCACGGTCAAGACGCTCCTGCTCTCCGGCCAGGCCGACATGGTGAACCAGTGGCTGACGGTGCAGGGCTTCCGCGAGCTGCGTCAGGCCAGCGGGATCGTGGTCAAAGAAGATCCCTCCGTCCAGCTCTTCCACCTGGAGATGAACACGAAGAAGCCGCCGCTGGACAACCTCAAGGTCCGGCAGGCCATCGCCTACGCCTTCGACTACGACACCGCCATCCAGCAGATCTTCGAAGGGGCGACCAAGGCCCGCGGGCCGGTCCCCGTGCGGGTGCCGGGCTGGAATCCCAACGTGCCGGTCTACTCGCGCAACACGACCAAGGCCAAACAGCTGCTGGCTGAGTCGGGGGTGCCCGCCAGCGCTCTGGCCGTGGAGTACGCCTACGTTGTCACCCTTCCCCTGGAGCGCCAGATCGGGCTGCTGCTGAAGAACAACCTGGAGGCCATCGGATTCAAGGTCGAGATCCGCGGCGAGCCGTGGGCGCGGATCGTCGAACTGGCCACCAAGGCGGAGACCACTCCGCACATCACGGCCATCTTCGACACGCTGAAATATCCCCATGTGGATAGCCACACCTACGGGATGTACCATCCGTCCTGCTGGGGGACGTTCCGCTGCATGAGCTTTTATGAGAATCCGAAGGTAACGCAGGTCCTGGAGGCCGCGCGGCGGGCGACGAAGCCGGAGGAGCAGATGCGGCTGTACCAGCAGGCCCAGGCCCTGATCGTGGCCGACGCTCCGAGCATCTACGTGGCGAACCCGCTGCACCGCATCGCCTTCCGGAACTACGTCAAGGGCTACCGCTACGTGGGCCTGCTGGGGTTTGACGTGGCGTACTACGACTTCACCATCGTCAGGTGA
- a CDS encoding ABC transporter ATP-binding protein produces MTTDVLLEAEGVSKTFPLTVGLLRRRIGEVRAVEDVTLAIRAGETLALVGESGSGKTTLAKVLIRLLTPTSGLIRFEGRDLTRLPERALQSVRRQMQIVFQDPASSLNPRRRVKDIVAAPLEVHGIGTPRSRLQRVGELLERVELPPRDFMFRYPHALSGGQRQRVAIARALALEPKFVVLDEPTSALDVSVQAKIVALLKRLQGELSLTYLFISHDLSLVRNVADTIAVMYLGKVVEIAQTEELFRAPSHPYTRALLSTIPVVDDAERALVPEKITLTGEIPSAARIPPGCAFHPRCYARFEECDRVRPELVAVAPHHRVRCILYDPAHGARGLPRAAVPAGERRSDGS; encoded by the coding sequence GTGACCACCGACGTCTTACTCGAGGCCGAGGGGGTGAGCAAGACCTTTCCGCTCACCGTCGGGCTGCTGCGTCGCCGCATCGGGGAGGTCCGCGCCGTCGAAGACGTGACCCTGGCCATCCGGGCGGGAGAGACCCTGGCCCTGGTCGGCGAATCGGGATCGGGAAAGACCACGCTGGCCAAGGTGCTGATCCGCCTCCTGACCCCCACCTCGGGCCTGATTCGTTTCGAAGGCCGCGACCTCACCCGCCTCCCCGAACGGGCCCTGCAGTCGGTCCGCCGCCAGATGCAGATCGTCTTTCAGGATCCGGCCTCCTCCCTGAACCCGCGCCGGCGGGTGAAAGACATCGTCGCCGCCCCCCTGGAGGTCCACGGCATCGGCACCCCCCGCTCGCGGCTGCAGCGGGTGGGCGAACTTCTGGAACGGGTGGAGCTGCCGCCCCGGGACTTCATGTTCCGGTATCCCCACGCCCTCTCCGGCGGCCAGCGCCAGCGTGTGGCCATCGCCCGGGCCCTGGCCCTGGAGCCGAAGTTTGTGGTCCTGGACGAACCGACCTCGGCGCTGGACGTCTCGGTCCAGGCCAAGATCGTCGCCCTGTTGAAGCGCCTGCAGGGCGAGCTGTCCCTGACCTACCTGTTCATCTCCCACGATCTGAGCCTGGTGCGCAACGTGGCCGACACCATCGCCGTGATGTACCTCGGCAAGGTGGTGGAGATCGCCCAGACGGAGGAGCTGTTCCGGGCGCCGAGCCACCCCTACACGCGGGCGCTGCTCTCCACCATCCCCGTGGTCGACGACGCCGAGCGGGCGCTGGTGCCGGAGAAAATCACCCTCACCGGCGAGATCCCCAGCGCCGCCCGCATTCCGCCGGGCTGCGCCTTCCATCCCCGCTGTTACGCGCGGTTCGAGGAGTGCGACCGGGTCCGCCCCGAGCTGGTGGCCGTGGCGCCCCACCACCGCGTGCGCTGCATTCTCTACGATCCGGCCCACGGCGCGCGGGGACTGCCCCGGGCAGCCGTGCCCGCCGGCGAAAGGAGGAGTGACGGTTCCTGA